A region from the Clostridium beijerinckii genome encodes:
- a CDS encoding permease, producing the protein MTNIILFIAIGLMAGILSGMFGIGGGIIIVPALMYLCGFSQLKAQGTSLAILLPPVGILAFISYYKRGQVNVQAGILICIFLVIGSVFGAKIANNIPLSILKKAFGILMILISLKMIFSK; encoded by the coding sequence ATGACAAACATAATATTATTTATAGCAATTGGCCTAATGGCTGGAATTCTGAGTGGAATGTTTGGGATTGGTGGAGGCATAATAATTGTACCTGCATTAATGTACTTATGTGGATTTAGTCAGTTAAAAGCACAGGGAACATCTCTTGCAATTTTGCTTCCTCCTGTTGGAATTTTAGCTTTTATTAGTTACTACAAAAGAGGACAGGTAAATGTGCAAGCAGGGATTTTGATATGTATATTTTTAGTTATTGGTTCAGTATTTGGAGCCAAAATAGCTAATAATATACCATTATCCATTTTAAAAAAAGCATTTGGAATATTAATGATTTTGATATCTTTAAAAATGATTTTTTCTAAATAA
- a CDS encoding dinitrogenase iron-molybdenum cofactor biosynthesis protein, with protein MKIALPTRQNIIDSHFGHCEYYTIFTVDNNTKEIVNEETLASPAGCGCKSNIATTLSEIGVEIMLAGNMGQGAVNVLKNAGIEVLRGCSGDVKTVALNWLNGSVSDSGELCDEHEHGCHN; from the coding sequence ATGAAAATTGCATTACCAACACGTCAAAACATAATCGATAGTCACTTTGGGCATTGTGAATATTACACAATTTTCACAGTTGATAACAATACTAAAGAAATAGTTAATGAAGAAACCCTTGCATCCCCAGCTGGCTGTGGATGTAAATCAAACATTGCTACAACTCTTTCTGAAATTGGAGTGGAAATCATGCTTGCAGGCAATATGGGCCAAGGAGCAGTTAACGTTTTAAAGAATGCAGGTATCGAAGTATTACGAGGATGCTCTGGAGATGTGAAAACAGTAGCTCTTAATTGGCTTAATGGCTCAGTTTCTGACTCCGGTGAATTATGCGATGAGCATGAGCATGGATGCCACAACTAA
- the trxA gene encoding thioredoxin, with the protein MVKAINGNEFVESVENTKGVVVVDFSATWCGPCKMLGPVFEGVSNKMGDKAKFFKVDVDESRNIAQKYRIAAVPTMIIFKDGVPVENLAGFMPEQNITNKVNAYL; encoded by the coding sequence GTGGTTAAAGCAATAAATGGTAATGAATTTGTTGAAAGTGTTGAAAATACTAAAGGCGTAGTAGTTGTTGATTTCTCGGCAACTTGGTGTGGCCCATGTAAGATGTTAGGTCCAGTGTTTGAAGGAGTTAGTAATAAAATGGGAGACAAAGCTAAATTCTTTAAGGTAGATGTAGATGAAAGCAGAAATATAGCTCAAAAGTATAGAATAGCTGCAGTTCCAACTATGATTATATTTAAGGATGGAGTTCCTGTAGAAAATTTAGCAGGTTTTATGCCAGAACAAAATATAACAAATAAGGTGAATGCATATTTATAG
- a CDS encoding cytochrome C biogenesis protein ResB: protein MEYFLLFLEGIITFISPCILPLLPLYVSYFAGGNEEYDKNKYNALVNSLGFVLGFTIIFTLLGTLAGTFGSFIKEQSAIINMLGGFIVVLFGTNYMGIFKIPFLERNLKINAEIKTFKFLSSILFGMIFAIGWTPCVGTFLGTALMIAVNSQDILKGTMMLLIYSIGLGIPFVICAILIDKLKEAFNFIKSNYKVINRISGIILVIIGISIMTGYLNKVLSFLTF from the coding sequence ATGGAATATTTTCTGTTATTTTTAGAGGGAATTATAACCTTTATATCACCTTGTATTTTGCCACTATTACCTTTATATGTATCATATTTTGCAGGTGGAAATGAAGAATATGATAAAAATAAATATAATGCATTAGTAAATTCTTTAGGGTTTGTATTAGGATTTACGATAATATTTACATTATTAGGCACACTCGCTGGAACCTTTGGAAGCTTTATAAAAGAACAAAGTGCTATTATAAATATGTTAGGTGGATTTATAGTAGTTTTGTTCGGTACAAATTATATGGGAATATTTAAAATTCCATTTTTAGAAAGAAATCTAAAGATTAATGCTGAAATAAAGACATTTAAGTTTTTATCTTCTATTTTGTTTGGAATGATTTTTGCAATAGGATGGACACCATGTGTTGGTACATTTTTAGGAACTGCCTTGATGATTGCAGTTAACTCACAAGATATTTTAAAAGGTACTATGATGCTTTTAATTTATAGTATAGGACTTGGTATACCTTTTGTAATATGTGCTATTTTAATAGATAAGCTAAAGGAAGCATTTAATTTTATAAAAAGCAATTATAAAGTTATAAATAGGATATCTGGAATAATTCTTGTGATTATAGGTATTTCAATTATGACTGGTTATTTAAATAAAGTACTTTCATTTTTAACATTTTAG
- a CDS encoding TlpA family protein disulfide reductase: protein MNNNKKSILLVMGFFCFVVFLVSTYFGYGFLASKYNNKNISNETGKSGNIKIQNKVSTKGSDKNKVMAKDFVVYDEDLKEVKLSDYKGTPVVLNFWASWCPPCKSEMPSFDEMSKKYSEDKIAILMIDLTDGQRETISIAKQFIKDNNYNMKVLFDNKMDASNIYNISAIPRTIFIDKDGYIVEDNSGAITKEHLESQIKLLLKGL from the coding sequence ATGAATAATAATAAAAAATCAATTTTACTAGTAATGGGATTTTTTTGCTTTGTAGTATTTTTAGTAAGTACATATTTTGGCTATGGTTTCTTAGCTTCAAAATATAATAATAAAAATATAAGCAATGAAACTGGGAAAAGTGGAAATATAAAGATTCAAAATAAAGTTTCTACAAAAGGATCAGATAAGAATAAAGTTATGGCAAAAGACTTTGTTGTTTATGATGAAGATCTAAAGGAAGTAAAGTTATCAGATTATAAAGGAACTCCCGTAGTATTGAATTTTTGGGCTAGTTGGTGTCCACCTTGCAAGTCAGAGATGCCTTCATTTGATGAAATGTCAAAGAAGTATAGCGAAGATAAAATAGCTATTTTAATGATAGACTTAACTGATGGTCAAAGAGAAACTATAAGCATTGCTAAGCAATTTATAAAAGACAATAATTATAATATGAAGGTTTTATTTGATAATAAAATGGATGCATCAAATATATATAATATTTCAGCTATACCAAGAACTATTTTTATTGATAAAGATGGATATATTGTTGAAGATAATTCAGGGGCAATAACAAAAGAACACTTAGAAAGTCAAATAAAATTGTTGCTTAAGGGATTATGA
- a CDS encoding DUF3793 domain-containing protein — MIYLDFYNKLDSMHNKEYIETFLVYNLSLVIAGIKPAVTITIKKNNQKLYNSWNDFGSDFIETINFKFIELRESCDSIIVMIYDEFILEKDLNKKSHMKFLFNIGYPSNVCINDYINVLKIRYEKYHCPHELGLFLGIPFKDVKDFMECTTKKCLLCGYWKVYNDSNKAKAIFNKYDKVKEYTIKNMLKGNSSRDLVLSIKNSFYENAKYI; from the coding sequence ATGATATATCTAGATTTTTATAATAAATTAGATTCAATGCATAATAAAGAATATATAGAAACTTTTTTAGTATACAATTTATCATTAGTAATTGCAGGAATCAAACCAGCTGTTACAATTACAATAAAAAAGAATAATCAAAAGTTATATAATAGTTGGAATGATTTTGGAAGTGATTTTATAGAGACTATAAATTTTAAGTTTATAGAATTAAGAGAAAGCTGTGACTCAATTATAGTTATGATCTATGATGAATTTATATTAGAAAAAGATTTAAATAAAAAGTCTCATATGAAATTTTTATTTAATATAGGATATCCTTCTAATGTATGTATTAATGATTATATAAATGTATTAAAAATCAGATATGAAAAATATCACTGCCCTCATGAGCTTGGATTATTCCTTGGAATACCCTTTAAAGATGTTAAAGATTTTATGGAATGTACTACAAAAAAATGTTTATTATGTGGATATTGGAAGGTATACAATGACAGTAATAAAGCAAAGGCAATTTTTAATAAATATGATAAAGTAAAAGAATACACTATAAAAAATATGCTTAAAGGGAATTCATCGCGTGACCTCGTTTTAAGTATAAAGAACTCCTTTTATGAAAATGCTAAATATATATAG
- a CDS encoding flavodoxin — protein MKIVYWSGTGNTEKMAELIREGLVEAGKNAETVVVSDVNVDELLDEEVIVLGCSAMGDEVLEESEFEPLIDEISTKLSGKKVALFGSYGWGDGQWMRDFEERMIGYGCTIIDTPLIIQNEPDDNKQECIDFGKKIALA, from the coding sequence ATGAAAATAGTATATTGGTCAGGAACGGGTAATACAGAAAAAATGGCAGAATTGATTAGAGAAGGACTTGTAGAAGCAGGTAAAAATGCTGAAACAGTAGTTGTCTCAGATGTAAATGTAGACGAATTACTAGACGAAGAAGTAATTGTTTTAGGTTGCTCTGCAATGGGAGACGAAGTACTAGAAGAGTCAGAATTCGAACCACTTATTGATGAAATTTCAACTAAGCTTTCTGGTAAAAAAGTTGCACTATTTGGCTCTTATGGTTGGGGAGATGGGCAATGGATGAGAGATTTTGAAGAAAGAATGATAGGCTATGGTTGTACTATCATAGATACTCCATTAATAATCCAAAATGAACCTGATGATAACAAACAAGAGTGTATAGATTTTGGTAAGAAAATAGCTCTTGCATAA
- a CDS encoding ABC transporter substrate-binding protein, producing the protein MKFRNKLLSLVFIFTLIMTMLIGCTEKTAAMTDRAGNQFKLPKKLNTIISTAPSNTEILVELGLADKLVAIDKYSIGIEGVPKDLPKIDFRNPDAETLVGLKPDIIIASGHNKSGNQDPFAAVKEAGIEVVYIPVSSSIEGIYEDINFMAEITGTDKKGTEIVDNMKNELNTIKKIGETITDKKSVYFEIGSTPSLYSFGNSTFLNEMIELIGAKNILSNENSWISPSEESILKANPDVIITSEPTENIVEAIKTRDGWKDITAVKENNIFVIDKDSSSRPSQNILKALKEMAKAIYPEKYTH; encoded by the coding sequence ATGAAATTTAGAAACAAACTTTTATCGTTAGTTTTCATATTTACACTGATTATGACTATGTTAATTGGATGCACAGAAAAAACTGCAGCAATGACAGATAGAGCAGGTAATCAATTTAAATTACCTAAAAAATTAAATACAATAATATCTACGGCACCGTCAAATACAGAAATATTAGTTGAGCTCGGACTTGCAGATAAACTAGTTGCAATAGATAAGTACTCAATAGGCATTGAGGGTGTACCTAAAGACTTACCTAAAATTGATTTTAGAAATCCAGATGCTGAAACTCTTGTTGGTTTAAAGCCAGATATAATAATAGCTTCAGGTCATAATAAATCAGGAAATCAAGATCCATTTGCAGCTGTAAAAGAAGCTGGAATAGAGGTTGTGTACATACCAGTTAGCTCTAGTATAGAAGGTATTTATGAAGATATAAATTTTATGGCTGAAATTACAGGTACTGATAAAAAAGGTACAGAAATAGTAGATAATATGAAAAATGAACTAAATACTATTAAAAAAATAGGAGAGACAATCACTGATAAAAAAAGTGTTTATTTTGAAATAGGATCGACTCCATCTTTATATAGCTTTGGAAATAGTACTTTTTTAAATGAAATGATAGAACTAATTGGCGCAAAAAATATATTATCAAATGAAAATTCATGGATATCACCAAGTGAGGAATCTATATTAAAAGCTAATCCAGATGTGATAATTACTAGTGAACCAACAGAAAATATTGTTGAAGCTATTAAAACTCGTGATGGGTGGAAAGATATTACTGCGGTTAAGGAAAATAATATATTTGTTATTGATAAAGACTCGTCATCTAGACCATCTCAAAACATATTAAAAGCACTTAAAGAAATGGCTAAAGCAATTTATCCAGAAAAATATACACATTAA